Genomic segment of Populus nigra chromosome 6, ddPopNigr1.1, whole genome shotgun sequence:
TGTAGAATATTTTAATGATTCTTcgtagaaatttttttaattaactatcTGTATAGCTTGGATGAGGGTACAGTTTTTGATTCTTGATTCGTTTCCTACAGAGTTTTGAGACTGATGCACAGATGCTCCTTTTCTTTGAGCAGATCATTTACTTGTCTTATTGCTTCCCATTACTGCTTTTGATATACTGTTTTGGAGGAATGACATTTTATATCATTGCTTGTCTAGGTTGATTTCATGTTCAACTCTTCAAAACAAGTCAGTTCCCTGCGAAAGCTTTTGACATCTTATTCCTCATGCAATAGCCGCCAGACAGTTTTTGCTAGTGCATCCATCCCTCAGCACAACCGATTTTTATATGATTGCATACAGCAGAAGTGGACCAAGGTTGTCCTTTCTCTTACAGACTTTGTAAATGTCCTTTGTTGTATAAGATCTTTTTGTTCATGCATGTGTTTGCACTCACTTGGTTCCTTTTAGTAAAGCTTTTCGCTCACGAAAAAAAAGAGGGTTGTGTTCATTGGAATTTGATAAATGATACCATTGATATCCATTGTGTATCTGTATTGGCAGAGAGATGTAGTTCATGTCCATGTAAATCCAATTGAGCCCATGCCAACATGCCTGCAACATAGATTCGtggtaagaatattttttatgctgcCTTTTCCATAACACTTTCCAGTTTATTGGCTGTTTGAACATGTTCACTGTATCTATGTTCCCATATTTTTTTCCCAGTTACAGGCAACATCCTTTATTGATTGTTGCCCCTCttcttaataattttgatttagagTGGACTGATGTTGTGTTTCTTAACAGATATGCAGTAAAAAGCAAAGGCATCAAACATTGCTCTCCTTACTGCAGTCTGACGCACCCAAGTCTGGCATTATTTTTGTTGGTGAGCAGGTCTGTGCAACATATCTTTCTCAAAgtgttaatttcttaaattgagACGTTGAGTGTAATTTGGAGGGTAGAGTTAAGCTCTCTTTTGAATTTTAGCATTTTACTAGTATCATGTTATCTTATCTGATAatagttgacaaaaaaaatttctagtcATGTCAACAATAAATCTCATATGGTCTGATTTCTTTACTCTGCCATTCCTTTCAATGATTGTACTGTTGAATACATGGCACAAAAGAATAGTATGCATCATTGTCAAGCGTAATTGTATGTTATCAATCAGCTCAGAGAAGTCTTAATTCttggctgatcatttgtcaaCATAGCTAAGTTATTGAGTTCGTGGATATTAGCAGActtcaaaattagattttttgttaGCAAGCTATTTGGTGaatttgatctttttctttctttccataaGGACAGGCTTATGCagtaaattaaatcttttagtttcttttcatTCAGTCTGAGAAGTCAAAAAAGGCTGGGAATGCTCCACCAAcaattgatttagtggactttcTGAAAACTTCATATGGGGGTTGTTCAGAAATCCTTCTTCTGGAGGAAGACATGAATTTCAATTCACGAGCAGCTTCATTATCTGTAAGTATTGTCTAGTTTTTGTGTCTATAATGGATGGAAACATTGACACTACACTTTCTATTTTTAGTGCAGTGTCAAAAGGGCAACAGAAATTGGCATGGGCGCCTAGTGTTAGATGcaacaaagaaaacaatgttAATTTGTATCAGTATATTCAGCATCATTTGTCTATTGTGTATGACCATCCAAAGGATGAATATCATTccaactctttctttttttaattttaatttatactttctACAAAAGATTGTCTTTGACCTGAACTTTTGAAATTCTCACGGTAAACCATTGACACTTGCTATCCAGCatggaataaaattgaaaatagcaACAGATATGTCAGTTAATTATAGTTCCGTTTCTGGCATGCCCTTGTTGTCCACGTCCATATcttcttgttttattattttaagttctTGGATGCAGGAAGTGAGACAAGGAGGTGGCTATCTTCTTGTTGCAACGGACATTGCTGCAAGAGGGGTTGATCTTCCAGAAATAACTCATATATACAACTTTGATCTGCCAAGAACTGCTGTAGATTATCTTCATCGAGCTGGAAGAACAGGCAGAAAACCTTTTTCAGATGAGAAATGCAATGTTACCAGTATTATTATGCCAGAAGAGCGGTTTGTTTTGCAAAGATATGAGAACGAATTGATGTTTAATTGCGAGGAGCTTTTTCTATAGTTCCAATGTATTTGAATTTATGAACTTGGTTGGCAGCATGCTCTCTaaccttttttagttttttttttttttgatccgATGCGAAAATGCCTGCacatcactaaaaaaaatactgggAGAAGTATTGACAATTTTGGGATAGAAAATTTATGTCAAAGGTCTAGTTCACCATCATGCCAGTGATTTCTGTCATACTGTTGTTTGAATTCTGCATAAGACAGAGAGGATGGATTTCTTGCATGTCAGCTGAAATCTTTTAAGAGTTGAGATACTCGAGTCTAAGGACCTGAGATTGTATCACAAGGGGTTTAGAGGAGGGAGAAGGCTCCGTGTTACAAACCACATGTTGATGCCattcaataagaaaaaacaacaccGCTGTACTTCGAAAGGATCGAACACCAAATCGAATGCCGAAGCCTTCGCGAGATCCATCAGCCTCTAGTATGCCCTGCAAACTAGCAGGGCGGCTAAAAACCGTAATCTTTTTGACCTAAAACTACCTGATAGACATTTTCTTGACACGGTTGCCAAAAACTCTAGGGGGAACCAATTGAATCACTAACCATTTAATTTCAGAACAAATGTGACTAGGTGTATCCAATGATCACATCTTTGATTTAAGAAGAgactgaaaatattaattttttttttccaggaacaaattatatttcaaacgCATTTAGAACATGCATTTTGTTGAACCATACCTTTTGCAAAAACGACGTCCTTCCCAATTCCGACGTTTTTATCAACGATGCATTCTCTTCAGAACAGAATCAGGCATGCTTTGAGAGACGAGAAGAAACGAGAAAACATTTCCATTTAGTGTGTTTAAAAGTCGAGACGGATAGATATCATAAGCTTATTCGTTCTTGATTTCTGAAATTTCCCCTGTTCCAATCGGTATTCTTCCTTCAGCAATCAGTTAAGCTACTTCAGCGTCAGCTTCATAGATGTTAGCACCAAGCATCGCTGTATCCTGCATTTACTACGCCATTTGAAGGAAAATAAGTTTCTTGGGAGAACATGCGAGCTCCAAATCATTTAACACAGAAATAGTGGGACTGCAATGGTAGTAGGGAACCCAACATCTTCTACATAAGGGCAGTTTCTTACAACATAAAACCTTGGTGTAATATTCTGTCCCGCAAAACTCCCAGCAACGAGCTTATAGATACTACAGTCGGAAGAATATACTCAACAAACCTTTTAAGTGAACGTCGGAATTTATTCTAGATCTGATATCTTAACACTGACTTCTCATTGGTCTTCTTCAAGGCATCAGCAACTTTAGGACATCCTTGAATTTGACTTCCCCTCGCCACAAAAATGATAATGCAGAGTGCCTTGCTGAGGAAATAGCAGACCCATTTAAGGATCAACCCTATACAGATGCCACAGACTCCAACACAGTACAAA
This window contains:
- the LOC133696485 gene encoding DEAD-box ATP-dependent RNA helicase 58, chloroplastic produces the protein MTPIISATQQLPQVSHAVLYSKPTRTGFSLHQSHILYSNGALFYSRSNFRPLKAILNSPSLTKVADDAKEKGEALTLREICLGHVPEHLLRRVEEVGYAVPTDVQKQALPVLFSGRDCILHAQTGSGKTLAYLLLIFSVINTQRSAVQALIVVPTRELGIQVTKVARMLAATPTENDAEQKSCTVMALLDGGMLRRHKSWLKAEPPTIVVATIASLCQMLEKHLLKLESMQVLVIDEVDFMFNSSKQVSSLRKLLTSYSSCNSRQTVFASASIPQHNRFLYDCIQQKWTKRDVVHVHVNPIEPMPTCLQHRFVICSKKQRHQTLLSLLQSDAPKSGIIFVGEQSEKSKKAGNAPPTIDLVDFLKTSYGGCSEILLLEEDMNFNSRAASLSEVRQGGGYLLVATDIAARGVDLPEITHIYNFDLPRTAVDYLHRAGRTGRKPFSDEKCNVTSIIMPEERFVLQRYENELMFNCEELFL